The following coding sequences lie in one Apostichopus japonicus isolate 1M-3 chromosome 13, ASM3797524v1, whole genome shotgun sequence genomic window:
- the LOC139978554 gene encoding BTB/POZ domain-containing protein 8-like, which translates to MAKQGARGNVPNPLQSASYMARVSKEKVKFHEKQLQTFLSDIERSFKDGILTDVQFVTSAPDSTSNNPSCVVECHAALLKKRIPPLWERCGSCGCSKQEGTLSIKIEDIGTDVKDIQDLVKSVYSCSSDLLLDKWKRISPTDSKEEEKETISSSTMEEVENGVATVTVSEPVRPKEAKGQRTLHAEFANEIHGMLREGEDHDVQLELDDEQCIPAHRFVLASRSRFFEAMLTGSWRESSANTIRFPGISHESLMVILDHLYGSCAALPVSCNIIELAQHADMWELPSLRDSIVFHLQQEYCHFFHKPCKSCLATVPDCLVFSHEHNYAALKESCLRWIHKYLSRSWCQRAFATLPQDVLELCCSYSADQLTLATSITMLTDVDKLCSSLPTVKWADYMRPFCERLFTDTMLFTAQNFTHPMVQRNFRSLLEGLGWSESLVKSLLEEVINQLNYETASTVLILALQLDDARKYGGWNSEASTAISEFYNQCHRFIARNLGKVQYTSTWSNVPAAVQQNLKDAAVFVDDRGPNRAKPVLSSSLKSKTSKEFEASSN; encoded by the exons ATGGCAAAGCAAGGTGCTAGAGGGAACGTCCCAAACCCCTTGCAAAGTGCATCGTACATGGCAAGGGTGTccaaagaaaaagtaaaatttcatGAAAAGCAGTTGCAGACGTTTTTAAGCGACATTGAGAG ATCTTTCAAAGATGGCATCCTCACTGACGTGCAATTTGTGACGTCCGCACCAGACAGCACATCAAATAATCCTTCCTGTGTGGTAGAATGTCACGCTGCCCTCTTGAAGAAAAGAATTCCTCCTTTATGGGAAAGGTGTGGGTCATGTGGCTGTTCGAAACAAGAAGGAACTTTATCGATTAAAATAGAAGACATTGGAACCGATGTAAAAGATATTCAGGATCTGGTCAA ATCAGTTTACTCATGTTCGTCAGATTTGCTTCTGGATAAATGGAAGAGGATCAGTCCGACTGATTccaaagaagaagagaaagagaCGATTAGCTCATCAACAATGGAAGAG GTTGAGAACGGTGTTGCTACGGTAACTGTCAGTGAACCTGTTCGACCAAAAGAGGCTAAAGGTCAGAGGACATTACACGCTGAATTTGCAAACGAGATTCATGGAATGCTACGTGAAGGGGAAGACCATGATGTGCAGCTTGAACTAGACGATGAACAGTGTATACCAGCCCATAG ATTTGTACTCGCCAGTCGAAGCAGATTCTTCGAAGCAATGCTTACTGGCAGTTGGAGGGAGAGCAGTGCTAATACTATCAGATTTCCAGG GATATCTCATGAATCATTAATGGTTATCCTGGATCATCTCTACGGGAGCTGTGCTGCTCTTCCTGTCAGCTGTAATATTAT AGAGCTAGCGCAACATGCTGACATGTGGGAGTTACCATCTTTAAGAGATTCCATAGTCTTTCATCTGCAACAAGAGTACTGTCATTTTTTTCATAAG CCATGCAAAAGCTGTCTGGCCACCGTTCCAGATTGTCTAGTATTCTCACATGAACATAACTATGCAGCCCTGAAGGAGTCTTGTCTGAG GTGGATTCATAAATATCTCTCTAGAAGTTGGTGTCAGAGGGCATTTGCCACTCTCCCCCAGGATGTACTCGAGCTATGCTGCAGCTATTCTGCTGATCAATTG ACTCTGGCTACGTCGATTACAATGCTCACAGACGTGGACAAACTGTGCTCAAGCTTACCGACTGTCAAGTGGGCAGATTACATGAGACCGTTTTGCGAAAGACTTTTTACGGACACCATGCTCTTTACAGCTCAAAACTTCACCCATCCGATGGTCCAACGCAATTTCAGGTCGTTGTTAGAG GGCCTAGGATGGAGTGAATCCTTAGTGAAATCTCTCCTCGAGGAGGTCATCAATCAGCTCAACTACGAAACTGCCTCAACTGTGCTCATTCTAGCTCTGCAACTCGACGACGCTCGGAAGTACGGAGGTTGGAATAGT GAGGCTTCTACTGCAATCAGTGAATTTTACAATCAGTGTCACAGATTTATTGCTAGGAACCTTGGTAAAGTGCAATACACATCCACATGGTCCAATGTCCCAGCAGCAGTTCAACAGAATCTAAAAGATG CTGCTGTCTTTGTGGATGACAGGGGGCCCAACCGAGCTAAGCCGGTTCTCTCCAGTTCtttgaaaagcaaaacaagTAAGGAATTTGAAGCATCAAGTAACTGA